One Antennarius striatus isolate MH-2024 chromosome 9, ASM4005453v1, whole genome shotgun sequence genomic window, TTATAGCCTATTATTCTGAATAAACAGTCAAACTGGAATGATGTGTCCTTGTATGATGGTATAAATACAAAAGAATCTCTTATTCATCCACTGACTTTCTTCACCTCATCTTTTTGAGGTCCCTGCTTTAGAGAACTTCATATTTAtcaaacatctttttttctccaaagaCCGAAAAGTATATGTACTTCATATAATAAGAATCATTATGATAATAACAGTCTCAGGTAGTTCTAATTGTGTGGATATGGGTATCAGAGGGTGTTTAAACAATGAAATGACCACAAATTTATACAAAACCAGTTCAGTAGTGTTTTAAACTAACAAGTCGACTTGAGTTTCATCTCGTTGAGGTAGTTTAGCTGCAATTACTCCATTGGCCTCTAGGGTGCGCGCTTTCCTTCGGCattctctttgtttttctgtctctcgcCCATTGACCATCATCTCTGTCATAACAGTGGCTAGCAtttttttagaaacatttttatgaTGGCGGAGGACAGTGAATCTGCGGCTAGTCAGCAAAGCCTGGAGCTAGACGACCAGGATACCTGCGGGATAGATGGAGACAACGAAGAGGAGAATGAGCATATGCAAGGGTAAGGACGGCCTGCTCAGTCCGGCTGGGGAACGCAGTAACGTTTACTGTCAGACGGGCACAGCTAGCAACAAACACATCGTCACTATTTAACAGAAGAAACgcaattttaaactttttttttttttttaaaacaaaaaaacattttgtcatgtCAACCATGTGTACCTCCACGGACATGTGCAGCCAGATTGCTCCAGGCTAGCTGAGAGTGATGAGAGACGAACCCTTAGCTAGCTCAGCTGTCAGGTTGTTAtagcagctagcgttagccgtGTGTTATTCAGACAtgtgctgtttgtgttctgCAGGAGTCCAGGGGGGGATTTAGGGgcgaagaggaagaaaaagaagcagaagagaaagaaagagaaaccaAGCTCCGGGGGAGCCAAGTCGGACTCAGCTTCTGACTCTCAGGAGATTAAGGTACGATGACGAAACGAGAGCCGATGCTTCACTAGTAGAGTCGGCACTCCAGGAATGTCAGAACAAAACTGTTTACATGTGAAACCATGTGTGGATTTCTTTGGGTTTAAATTACAGAACTTATTTTTTCCATGTTAATTTATGAACATGGAACGTGTTTACAGGTGTTTAAGAATATCTTTATTTGATCATGTTtactgggggggaaaaaaatcaaatttaccaTTTATTGGCTGTTTCGCACCGATGTAACCAAACAAAAACGGTTTAGACAGAGTAATAACAGGTAGTGAAGTTTTGTCCCCTATACTAAATCATCTCACTTGGATTCAACGTTTTGATGAAAGGTGTCTAATACTATGTTAAATGCcattttgctgttttgtgaTGGAAAGCAATATTCCCCAGtattattacttattttaaaaaaaccctatcagatattatttgttaagtaatgcctgagcagtggatatatgcaatttcctccgggattaataaagtatctatctatctatctagatacTTTAGAGGGTGTGTATTTTACAGGTGGACTGGCTACAAGTGGAAGCTTCAGTCTTTGACTAGTTGATCATTTTTCTATGCTgcttgtgatgtcacaaataaaGGAAAGGTTCATTCATGTTGTGTTCATCTTTaaggtagtttttttttatacacatcTCTTCTCCTTGTGTAGAATCCTGGCTTGCCCATTCAGAAACTGCAGGACATCCAAAGAGCCATGGAGCTGCTGACTTGCCAGGGCCCAGCAAAGAGTATTGATGAAGCAGCCAAGCACAAGTATCAGTTCTGGGACACTCAGCCTGTGCCGAAGCTAAGTGAGTGCCTACTTACCTGagaaagagcaagataattttatctttacatttattcattttctgattGCAAAGTTACTTGCATTGTGttctaaatatattttctgtgtagaatgtgttttatttagaaaagtATGGATTTTTGAATTTCATATGCTCTTGATGATTGAGTTcttataataatgatgatgataataatggattagatttatatagcgcttttctggacactcaaagacgctttacattggatccattatttatTCACCGGTAGACTaagtgtgtagccacagctgccctggggcagactgatggaggcgtggctgccaatctgtgccTACGGCCCCttcgaccaccaccggaacaatcgcacatattcacacaccagcgagtgccccactggaggcaaggagggtaaagtgtctagCCCAacgacacaacaacaaatgactcggcgggagtgAAGTTTAGAGAGGGCCTTGTTGGTTCAGGATCCTGTTGAGAATATGACCACTGGAAAGTTATTCTGTGTTTGTCTATGTCTTACAAGAGTTGTGCTGGTTTTGCAGATGAGGTGGTGACTAGTCACGGGCCAATAGAAgcagacaaagaaaacattaGACAAGAGCCATATTCCTTACCTCAAGGCTTTATGTGGGACACGCTTGATCTCAGCAATGCAGATGTGGTAGGTCCCAAATTTGTTTTGCATGAATGAATATGATGCATATATAAGTGTTGGAATTTATTATGTCAGTATGGAAGTTACAGTTTGCTCATTtgcaatgaaattattttagtaTGGCAATTTCACCAATCAATTTTTtgatgaaacaaatgattattaCACAAAGCTTTTCAGTTCTAATGTATATTATAGAGAGAAAGTACACAAAATGaattgtttgctgttttttttttttcagctgaagGAGTTGTACACATTATTAAATGAAAACTATGTGGAGGATGACGACAACATGTTCAGATTTGATTATTCACCGAACTTTCTCAAATGGTAAGCTTTCCTCTTTGGTGATTCATGATTGATTTCCTGACGTTTAATCAACTGCCAACCAAATACTGTTTACCCACTTGAAATTGTTTATTATATATCAGGAATAAtggcaaaataaatatttttttcattttttaaccaAAGAAGAactgtttaaattattaaatggaACAAATTTTCCCCCCCACATTCATCACCAAGGGTTATTTTTAATGATGACAGGAATCTCAAAATTGTTTGCCCCTTATTAGTATCCCACCTAAGATCATAGTTGATAATCAGATGTTAAAACACTGCAAATACAACTTCTGTTACAGAACTGAACTACAGGTGCTGCTGTCTGGCTTTGCATCTTTCTTGCAGCAGGTTATAATAGCAGTAGAGTGTCTAAAACTCTGGAGACCCGTTTGAGTATATTTGTCACTGTAGCAGTCCATAAAAGTAGCATTTGGTGTTAGATTTGGAAAGAAACCTATGTAATACCTGTTGTTTTGCACTATTgaagtaattttatttaattgtatatACAGGTATGTGATTAGCTAACATACGATGGTGTGAAAAACATTCAGACTGATATACCAAATTCAGATCTCTGCTTTCCGATTAAGTTTTTCCTGCCTTTTCAGGGCTCTGCGTCCTCCCGGCTGGTTGCCTCAGTGGCATTGTGGAGTGAGAGTGTCTTCAAATAAGAAGCTTGTTGGCTTCATTAGTGCCATTCCTGCAGATATACGCATCTACGACTCGTAAGCCCTGACAACTGATGTCATGCATTTGGTGCAGAATGGTGATAAATGTTGGCAGACACCACTATACTGTATTCACTAGTCATCTCGTCTTCCTCTGTGGCTCCAGATTGAAGAGGATGGTGGAAATCAACTTTCTGTGTGTCCATAAGAAGCTACGTTCAAAACGTGTTGCCCCAGTGTTAATTAGAGAGATCACACGGAGGGTAAACTTAGAAGGAATATTTCAAGCAGTATACACAGCTGGAGTGGTACTACCTAAACCTGTGTCAACATGCAGGTATGGATCATTCAGTCATGAAACGCATGGGGTCAGAAGTTATTTCGCAATTGaaattgttctttctttttctctctgaaaCAGATATTGGCATCGTTCTCTAAACCCTAGAAAGCTTGTGGAAGTGAAATTCTCCCACCTGAGCAGAAACATGACCTTACAGAGAACAATGAAACTCTACAGACTATCAGATGTAAACACTTAAACCCGGTTCTTTCTAACATTCCCATTAATGGTGTGAACTGATAAGGAGTTTTTCTTCGTAGAGCACAAAGACCCCAGGGCTGCGGCTGATGGAGAGGCGTGACATCCGTCAGGTCACTGAGCTGCTGCAGCGATACCTGAAACGTTTCCAGCTAGCGCCCTCTATGGGAGAAGAGGAGGTGGCTCACTGGTTTTTACCACAAGACAACATCATTGACACATATGTAGTAGAGGTATCTTGAGCAGCTTATATCTTCAAGATTTTGTATGCCTATTTGATGATTTTTCTGAGTAAACTGTTCTCTCTTCCCAGGATGCCGGCGGTGTTCTGACAGACTTAACTAGTTTCTACACTCTGCCCTCAACTGTGATGCATCACCCTCTCCACAGGAGCCTGAAAGCAGCTTACTCTTTTTACAACGTTCACACTCAAACCCCTCTGCTGGACTTAATGAATGATGCACTGATCTTGGCCAAACTGGTAAGATTCTCATCTGtctattttataatatttatcaCATTGTATGAATACAATTAATGCCAGTAGCTCATGTTTAAACCACTTTATGGTGCCGTAATGTCTTCATGTTGAAGAATGAATATAATTTAtccattttaaaaatagataaaaaattaaaaccaatcagaatcaaaGAAGAATAGTGAAAAGTGTTCAGTTTAAGAATGTTCCTGCTTACATTTACATGTAAGCAGGAACATTGTAAGCCATAAATGTGTAATTAATCAATAGTTTTTAGAGTGAAAGTCAAGCCAAACATACCgttgttttctttgctgtgtaagccattatcattttttttaaatgatttctaatctttgtgtttatttagaaaGGATTTGATGTGTTCAatgccttggacctaatggaaaatAAGGTGTTCTTGGAGAAGCTCAAGTTTGGCATAGGAGATGGAAATCTGCAGTATTACCTCTATAACTGGAAATGTCCCCCAGTGGACACAGATAAGGTCAGTTTCTGAGGAATTACATTGGTTACAGGTTTATTATGTTTTCCATCTGTGTAGCCTGCTATGCAACAAGGTGCATCGCTAAAGCAAGTTAACTACAATTCCATTCATCTGAGAAACCCACATTTTGATTTGATAAATTATATTTGACGGATTATAAATTGTTTTACCAGAGAAAATAGCAGTATGGCAATACATTTTCATTGTATACGTATGTATTTGAttatttcattcagtttaaTACCTTACCAGTCACTAGCTCATCAGTGTTTGCTCACAGGTGAACGctgacatacacaaactttCTTGCATCATGAGCTGCCGCAACttctctgattctccatcctctgttccgtgaCTGGATTAGTCGTCATTCCACTAAGTTCCATTGTTAGAATCCTGATTTTCTGTCCCCTAACCCTCTCcgttgaaaaaaataattgatgtcTGTAGTTGTCAATGAGTTCAGCAAGCTAAAAGAATGTGAGGGCTaatatttcataatttaataattatataCCATGAATAActgaatgagtacatcagagggacagcacatgttagaggtcttggagataaagtcagagaggccagactgagatggtttggacatgtccagaggagagatagtgaatatattggtagaaggatgctgagttttgaactgccaggcaggaggcctagaggaagaccaaagaggaggtttatggatgtaatgaaagaggacatgaaggtagttggtgtgagagaagaggattcaaaggacagggctagatggaggaaattgattcgctgtggcgacccctgaagggaaaagccgaaaggaaaagaagaagatactaTGAATAACTGAATGTTTTGTTCCACATTATTGTGACAAGTTGTCCTCTGTTTGTCAGGTTGGGCTTGTCCTTCAGTAGCGGGTCCTTCCTGGTTGCTCTACAAACACTCATCCAGTGGTCATCAGTGACCTCAGACTACTTCTTACCTGGACACACAGGTAGCACAAGTCGGACAATGAGACCCGTGGAACCATCCTGGAGACCGGCAGGAAGGTTGCCTGTCATCATGAACATTCTCCGTTCACCTAGAGGTGAAAACTCTTAAATCATCATACTGAAtgtgaagtcatgctatgcctGAGATACTCATACAGAACAATGCTCCTGACCTGCACACTCACATCTACGGCAGTTTCACATACAAGAGGATGCCTTGACTTTTTGAATTTTTAGTTCTTCTTCCTCGGCAACCACCTCATTAAAAGGGACTGGCATGTTACTTT contains:
- the nmt2 gene encoding glycylpeptide N-tetradecanoyltransferase 2 — encoded protein: MMAEDSESAASQQSLELDDQDTCGIDGDNEEENEHMQGSPGGDLGAKRKKKKQKRKKEKPSSGGAKSDSASDSQEIKNPGLPIQKLQDIQRAMELLTCQGPAKSIDEAAKHKYQFWDTQPVPKLNEVVTSHGPIEADKENIRQEPYSLPQGFMWDTLDLSNADVLKELYTLLNENYVEDDDNMFRFDYSPNFLKWALRPPGWLPQWHCGVRVSSNKKLVGFISAIPADIRIYDSLKRMVEINFLCVHKKLRSKRVAPVLIREITRRVNLEGIFQAVYTAGVVLPKPVSTCRYWHRSLNPRKLVEVKFSHLSRNMTLQRTMKLYRLSDSTKTPGLRLMERRDIRQVTELLQRYLKRFQLAPSMGEEEVAHWFLPQDNIIDTYVVEDAGGVLTDLTSFYTLPSTVMHHPLHRSLKAAYSFYNVHTQTPLLDLMNDALILAKLKGFDVFNALDLMENKVFLEKLKFGIGDGNLQYYLYNWKCPPVDTDKVGLVLQ